The DNA region TGCGCGCCGTGCAATGCCGGCGAAAGCTTCCTGAACGCGCGCTAGGCTATCGGCCCGTTCAGTCGTTCAGCACCGCGGCCCCCGCCTCCGTCAGCTCGGGCTGGTCGTCATGCAGTTCGACCAGACCGAGTTCGATGAGGACGCCCAGATCCTCGTCACTGACCGGTGACAGTTTGAGCCGGCCGGCCTGGATATCACGGAGGGTCCAGCGCAAGGCGATCGCGCGCTCAAGTGAAAATTCAGCGAATGGATTGTTTGCCATTCGCTTCGACTAGTGCGGCATTTGGATCAGACTTTGTCTTTGCCGCGGCGGCTTCATGGACACCACAGATAGACGGCGAGCCGGCGCGATCGAGCTACCCGGCGCCCCGATCGCGTCATCACTCCATGTGTCTTCGCAGCGGCGCGGCTCAGTAGCGGTAGGGATCTATATCGAGCAGCGGGAATGCGCTGAACACGCTCGGCAGATTGGTCGGCGTCGCCGGATGTAGATAGGACTTGTCCAGTTCGGCGAAGCTGGTGACGCCGAGCAGCCCAAGGCAGCGGATCACCTCGTCCTCCAGCAATTCAAGCATCCGGACGATGCCTGCCTCGCCCGCCGCGGCAAGCGCCCAGCATTGCAGACGGCCGATCCCGACGAGATCGGCCCCCGAGACGATGGCCTTCACGATATCAGTGCCACGGCAGATCGAGCCATCGACCATGATCTTGGCGCGGCCTGCGACGGCCTGAACGATCTCGGGCAGAACGTGCATGGACCCGCGGCCGTGGTCGAGCTGCCGTCCGCCATGATTTGAGACGTAGATCCAGTCGACGCCGTGATCGAGCGCGATCTTGGCGTCTTCCGCGGTGGCGATTCCTTTGAGGATGAGCGGTATCTTGAACTTGTCCTTGATCAACTTCACCGTCCGCCATTCCAGCCCCTTCTGGAAATCGCCGCCGGTGGCGCGGATGCGGCTTTCGCGGACATAGCGCTTGGCGATGTCGCGCTCGCGCCGGCTGTAATGCGCGGTGTCCACGGTGAGGCAGAACGCGGCGTAGCCGTTGTCGATGGACCGGCTGACCACATCCTCGACGAACGCATCATCGCCGCGCACATAGAGCTGGAATATGCGCAAGGCGTCGGGCGCCGACTTGGCGGTATTCTCCAGCCCCGGCTCCGACACCGAGCTCAGCATATGCGCCGCGCCGAACGTTCCCGCTCCGCGCGCGACGGCTGCGCCGGCATCCGGATCGAAGATCTCGAGCGCGCCGACCGGCGCGATCATCACGGGAAGCCGGAGCTTGCGGCCGAATACCTCGGTGGATGGATCCACATTGATGACGTTGCGCAGCACGCGCGGCCGGAACGCGATCTCGTCGAGCGCCATTCTGTTGCGGCGCATCGTGGTCTCGGTTTCCGAGGCGCCGACGATATAGTCCCAGGCGTTCTGATTCAGCCTGGCGCGGGCCTTTTGCGCGAATTCGTGCAGATTCTGGAATTCCTCGCCGCTGGCGCCGAGTTCGACATTGCGCGCCTGCTGAATGGGGGTCCCGTCATTCATGGTCGTTTCTTCTCCCGATTTGGCCGGCACATTAGCCGCAGACAAACCGGAAAAGCTACCACCTTGACCGACGAATCCGGCCAGCGAAGGCCAGCTATTCGCTTGTGAGATGGATCGAGTTTCGAAACGAAGCGGCCGGCTCCGAACTGAGCCGTCCGACACGCGCTAGCTGCCCGAAAACCGGTTTCGGTACTCGGTCGGCGACACGCCGAGGTGGCGCAGGAAGGCCCGCCGCATTCGTTCGTCGTCGCCAAATCCCGCGCGCTTGGCAACCTCGACCACGCCGCCGATCTGGCGGCTTTCGAGCAGCAAGCGCGCGGTCTCAACGCGCAGCGCCTCGACACCGCTAGCAGGTGTCATGCCGGTGCGGCTGACATAGGTCCGGGCAAAGGTGCGTGGCGTCATCCCGGCCTTTTCCGCGAGGGTCTCGACCTTGAGGTCGCTCGTGATGTTCTCGATGATCCAGGCATGCAGCGCGCTGAAGCGTCCCTCGACGTCCGACGCCTGGGCCGCAAGGACGGTCGAGAACTGACTCTGACCGCCCGGCCGCTTCAGAAACACCACAAGTCTGCGCGCAACATCGAGCGCGATGGTGTGGCCGAAATCCTCCTCGATCATTGCGAGCGC from Bradyrhizobium sp. B124 includes:
- a CDS encoding alpha-hydroxy acid oxidase encodes the protein MNDGTPIQQARNVELGASGEEFQNLHEFAQKARARLNQNAWDYIVGASETETTMRRNRMALDEIAFRPRVLRNVINVDPSTEVFGRKLRLPVMIAPVGALEIFDPDAGAAVARGAGTFGAAHMLSSVSEPGLENTAKSAPDALRIFQLYVRGDDAFVEDVVSRSIDNGYAAFCLTVDTAHYSRRERDIAKRYVRESRIRATGGDFQKGLEWRTVKLIKDKFKIPLILKGIATAEDAKIALDHGVDWIYVSNHGGRQLDHGRGSMHVLPEIVQAVAGRAKIMVDGSICRGTDIVKAIVSGADLVGIGRLQCWALAAAGEAGIVRMLELLEDEVIRCLGLLGVTSFAELDKSYLHPATPTNLPSVFSAFPLLDIDPYRY